From the Hordeum vulgare subsp. vulgare chromosome 1H, MorexV3_pseudomolecules_assembly, whole genome shotgun sequence genome, the window TCTACGTCGGGCCCATCGAGACCGCCAGCCAGGAGATGCTCGAGGCGCTCTACCGCCAGGTACTCATCCAGCTCCTTCACACTGCACGCTGGCTCGTTAACTAGCAGTAGCTTCAGCCACACTCACCATGAACCTGAAGAAATTAACTGAAACTCTGCAATCTTCCTTGTATCTCATACCGGGGTTGCCCTTTGATGCTGCAAACAATGTTGCCTGCTGCACAATCTTTCTCATACCACCGCCTGCCTGCAGGTTCGATCCATCGAGCTCGCTGTTGCTCATGTTCTATTCCATCAGAGTTAATAGCAGCTTCAGCTGCAGTCAATTAGGAACCTGAAATGGACTAAAAGTTGCAGTCTTTTTTTCTGAGTAACCCTCGTACTGCACGTTTTCTGATTAACCTCTAACTAACCGCAAGTTGCAATCCTTTTCAAATTAACATTCGTACTGCACGTTTTCTGATTAACCTCTAACTAACCGCAAGTTGCAATCCTTTTCAAATTAACATTCGTACTGCACGTTTTCTGATTAACCTGTAAGTAACTGCAAGTTGCAATCCTTTTCCAGTGAACATTAGTACTGTACCTTTTGATGCTGTAAATAATAATGCtgtctcaagtacattatgtgaGCCACATTCATCACCATGTGTATGATCTAGTGCAATCCTTCATGGCAGGCCAGGGATTCCTACTACAGCGGCCAGCCTCTGATCGTCGACGACATGTTCGACAAAGTTGAGGTGAACAGACACAGGCCTAGAACCACCCAACTTACATATCCACATTAGCACACACACCACCTGATTCAGACCTCCTTTCGCTGTCGCCTACTCGCATCTGCATCCTAACGATACATGTGTCCTTGGCCTTGCTAGTTGAAGCTCCGGGTCTACGGCTCCCCATCGGTCGTAAAATACCCCCGCTGCAGCCTCAAGCGACAGTCGGCGTACGCGGACGCCGAGGTAAACCGTTCTGTGAAAATTTACCCCGTTTCTTCCGGCTAAACCTACCTGGTGTCCCGTTTACTTGCAGGCTCACAATTCAGTGTTTTGGTTGACATTTGGGTATAGGGCAGGAGGACCACTCGATGTTTATGGCACTATCGAGCATCTGGACGCTGCTGCTCCTGTTCGGTACCTCGGCATTTCTGGTCCCGAGCTTCTACACTCTGAGCCTGGCGTTCGGGGACGCGTTCGgagcaaggtctctcttctcCGGCGCTAAGTCCCTTGACGGGATAACCAGGGTGAACCACATGGTTTTGATTGGATTAGGCTATCTGATTGGCTATCCGGTTGCATCCGCATCAGGTAAGGGAAGTTCTTAAGTATATTTTTTCTGCTGTTATCAGCGTGCCGTGATTTTCATGTTCAGTCTGAAATTTTGTCTGCCGAACACCTAAAACATTTTGTTGTTTATTCAGTTGGTGCACTGCAAGGCCTGTTGACAAACAATGTGGTCGCACTAAAAGGCTCTTGCCCCAATTGCGGTGAGCAGGTTGGTTTTGCTTCTAGAAGTTGCCCATCATGGCTCCTTTTAGTGTTAAAAATTGATCCATATTTTTTTAGTACAACATTTTGGTCATCTTAGTAAGCAAAGCATGTTCTTGCTAGGTCTTTGCATTTGTGAAGACAGATAAATCCATTAAAGCACCCCACAAGGCAGAATGCCATGTCTGTGAGTGTCCATTGGAGTACCGTACTAAAGTCGAGGTATGTGAAATACCTGTAATTTTCGTACAGATTTTGCAGTACCAAAGTGTATGGTTTTGGACATTTTTGTAAATGGGAATCTGATTTATGTTGAAGTAGCAATGCATGTGAAACAACGCTGTTgtgtttttgacaaattatgATCTTGCTAATTCTACGTCAAGTTCTTGCACAGTGACATACTCTCCAATCCCTTCTCAATAATTTCTTCACTGATAAGAGTGATAGATAAGCACATTCAGGCCCCTACACCACATTTGACACTCAAAGTCAACACACTGTTGCAGCAGAACACATACTTGAATGAAAATTTCAATTTTATAACAGTCAAAATTCAGGTTTGGAAGTCTTGGTGAGTTGGCAGTCCAATATATGGATTTTCTGACACTGTAAAACAGAGCATAGCATGTCTTAATTTTTCAGCATTGCTTTGCAGAGATCGCTGTCTGGGCCTAGAAGAAGCTGGGTTTATGGCCGGGTTTATATGGTGAAGCAAGGACATCCTAGGAAAAGGAGATGGATAAAAGACTAGAAACACAGTGATAGCTCTTGAAGAAAGAGATCCATATCTGTTGTGTTCTTATCTGCTGAAAGCCTGAAACGCCTCCCGAAGATGGTAGCCTTGTTGCTCTGTAGTGCATATTGCCTTTTTTCCAATGTTCAACCACGCATTTTATAAATCTGTACATTCTTCCCGAGATATCCAAACTCTGCAGATGAACAGACGATACAAATATTGGCAATGCTCACCTAGGTCTGCTTATCAAATATTTTCTCAACTACTAGAATTGGATTCGCCTAATTGATGTGAAGTGCTTGAAAGATGCTTAATTATGCTTTGCAATCACTGGGAATGTTGTTCATTCCAATGCAGTAAGAGACCAATATATACAATTAAAAGTTGAGATTTTCTTTTGACAAAGAAATCtatcaacaacatcatctccatcTCCATCATCCGTATGCAATTATACTGGTACAGATTGATCTATGTAAACACTTACTGGTGTTAATTATTGTTTAGTAGTTGATGCTTTGTGTTTATTCAGAGAAAGATCTATACATTCAGATTGTTATTCATATCCACTCTGGCTTGTGAGTAGTTCATTACGTTGTTGAGGACACGGGAGAAAGCTAGCTGATATGTTTCATATGAATTTCGGATAAGGATTGGTATTCGAATAtattttgtctgttcaaaatgtgAGGGCGTGGAGAAGAGCATTATGTTGAGTTTTTTAAGGGAAAGCCAGAGTGACAAGAAACCGTTCCCTGAGTCCACGATCTATAGCATATAAGAAATTAATAGGGCACATAAGTTAAAAATTATTATTAATAaacctttgtcttaattatttccaatacatAGATAGATTGCCTCTTAGGGGTATATATAATCATATAAGAACATATGAGCCGATGGTTTTGCATACACATGACAGACGATCAGCAAGCAAAGCAAGATAAGTACCACATGTGACATGCCTCATTGCTCTCACTCTCAGTTGCTTCACTCGGTCGGCCTGACCATCCATCAGTCCAGAGCTAAGCTCCTCGTTGTTCGTGGCAGCCATGGCTGCCGGCCCGCGCCatgctcttctcttcttcttcgattTTTGTTGTGGCTCTAGCGGCCGCGCCAGGCGGCAGGGATGCCACAATCGTTGAGCACACCTTCGTTGTAAGCGATCCTATCTAgctgcctctttttttttttttttttttttttttttttttttttttttttgcatcgatCTAGCTCTTTCCTTAGTTAGTATCATCATCATTTGTTGTCTGGTTGTTGTACTAGAAACATACAAGAGTAGTATACTTTGTGCAAGTGACTGGGGTTTCCCAGCAAAAAAGGAGAGTAATTGGGGGTTAATCTGTTCTAGTGTCTTGTTCAAATATATAGGTGAGCGAGATCATGCTGAATCACATGTGCAACGACACGCCGGCTAGCGTGGTGAACGAGCAATTGCCAGTCCCAGCAATAGAGGGCATGGAAGGAGATTCGGTGGTCGTTCATGTCATCAACCAATCGCCTCAAGAGATAGTTTTTCTGTATTAGACAGGGGAGTTGGTGAGGGTTTGCATCCTTGCAAGCCAACTCTTCTTACTAGGTCGGCAGCATACTTCTCTTGAGAAAGATGAAGCCTGTCTCCAAAATTCTTTACTTAAATGCCCAAAAAATAGTGCAGGTCTCCCAGATCTTTAAGTGCAAACTCAGCACTCAAGTCTTTCAACAAGCCTGCTATTGCCTCATTAGATGAACTTGTtacaataatatcatcaacataaatgagTACAAAAATAGCTGTATGTGACTTGTAGTAGATGAATAAAGAAGTATCAGACTTGGAAGGAACAAAACCAAGTGTTTGCAGCTTTTTACTGAGACGGAAGTACCATGCTCTTGGGGCTTGTTTCAGTCCATATAAAGCTTTATCCAATTTGCACACATGAAAGGGTGAGTTTTTATCGACGAACCCAGGAGGTTGTTTCATATATACTTCCTCTTTCAGAACACCATGAATAAACGCATTCTGTACATCTAGCTGTCTGAGACTCCATCCCCTGGAAACAACAATAGATAGAACAAGACGAATGGTTGCAGCTTTAACAACAGGACTGAAAGTGTCCTCTTAGTCTATGCCATACCGTTGCTTGAAGCCTTTTGCAACAAGTCTTGCCTTATAGCGATCAATGGTTCCATCAGACTTTCTTTTGATGCGAAAAACCCATTTGCAGTCAATCAAATTTTTACCTCGTGGTGGAGGAACTAAGTGCCATGTTTTGTTTTTCTGGAGTGCCACATGTTCTTCCTCCATAGCCTTCTTCCACCGTGTATCACGAAGTGCCTCATCTAAGGTGTTAGGTTCACCTGTGGAGCATGCAAGACCAAATTTGGTGTTGTGCTTGTAATCAACAGGTTTAATTACCCCTTTTTGGAGACGGGTTCGTGACTGGGACGGTGGTGCAGAAGGTCCAGCAGCTTCTGGTGCGGCAGCTTATGGTGGTGCAGAAGATCCGGCGCGCGCGACAGCCCCATCAGCCTCAGCGCATGATGATGGTGTAGGCCGACCGGTTGCAATGTCGGCGCATGTGCCctcggccgtgcccctggccgaaTCAGCCTGGGAAGGAGCGCCTGTCGGCTCAGTAGTAGGACGCGGGCGCCGTTGGTAGCAGTGGGGTCCACCTGCAGGCCAACGGCTCTCACCTGTCCGTGCGAGCCTCGATGCCGGAGGTTCGTGAGGACCGGATGACGCGTTTGCATGTGCTGGAGGGGGCCCGGTGGCAGTTGCTGGTTCGGCGCCATCGCGGCAGGTACCTGTCGGTGTTGATCCCGAGGAGGATATGCGCCTGCTCGTGGCCTTGGTGCGCCTGCCGGTGCTGATCCCGAGGCGGATATGCTCCCCCCTACGGACACATGAAATATCGCTGGGTGGAGGTAATTTCTTCACCATTTTCTTCACTGATTTGCACTGGAGATTGATCTGCATCATCACAAGGCTCATGCACAAGGTTATGAGGATTAGTCAACATGTGGTCATCACAGTTACTTCCCTGATGAGATGATGTGGTAGGAGAAGTATTTCCTTGCGGAGCAAGGCACCGGCATTGGGATGGAGGTCCGCAAAGGGAAATTTTGTTTCATCAAAAAAGACATCACGAGAGATATAGACTCGTCCAGTGGAGATATCAAGACACTTTACCCCTTTGTGTTGAGCACTataaccaagaaaaacacattctTTGGATCGGAACATAAGTTTGCGATTGTTATAAGGCCTAAGATTTGGCCAACAAGCGCAACCAAACACACGAAGGGATGCATAGTTTGGTTTGATGTGGACAAGTCTCTCGGTGGGTGTTTCATTGTTGATGACTCGACTAGGGAGGATATTTATGAGGTGGGCGGCAGTGAGAAATGCCTCATCCCAGAATTTGAGGGGCATAGATGCACCTGCCAAAAGTGCAAGACCAACCTCTACAATGTGTCTGTGTTTGCGTTCAACAGACCCATTTTGCTGGTGAGCATGTGGTCAAGAGATATGATGAGATATGCCAAGTTCTTGAAAGAAAGAATTTAGTTTTTCATACTCTCCTCCCCAATCAGATTGGACAACTATTATTTTGCTATCAAATTTTCGCTCAACGAGAGCTTGGAAATTACGAAACACTTGGAACACTTCGGATCTCTTTTTAAGAAGATAGATCCATGAGTATTTGATGTAGTCATCAATGAAACTAACATAGTAGGTGTGTCTACCAACAGAAGAAGGTGCGGGACCCCATACATCAGAGAAGATCAGTTGCAAGGGCTTGGTAGAAACACTTGTAGATACGAGATAAGGTAATTGACGACTCTTAGATTTTTGACATGAATCAAAAATTGTTTCATTATCGCGCTCTTGAACAAATGGGAGCTTATTTTTCCTAAGAAAATTTTCAACTAAAGAAAAAGAGGCATGTCCTAATCGATCGTGCCACCTTGTAGAAGATAATTTGGTGGCACTAAAAACTTGTTTATTGAATCTTTTAATCTCCGAGATCAAAGGGTAGAGCCCACAAACGCATCTACCTCGATATAGCACCTTCCTCGTTGCCTGATCCTTGATCAAAAAGAAGAAGGGGTGAAATTCAAGAAAGACATTATTGTCAATAGCAATGCGGTGAACGGAGAGGAGATTCTTTGAGGCTCTAGGGACATGCAAGATTTTTCTAAGATGGATTTTGCGACGAGGGGTTTTAAAAACTGAGTGACCAATGTGACAGATCTTCATACCTTCTCCGCTAGCGGTGTGGATGTTGTCTTGCCCGCAGTATTTTTCCCGCATGGTCACCTTTTCCAGCTCGCCGGTGATATGGTTTGTGGCGCCCCTGTCCACGTACCAATTTGTGTCAACTCCATATGATCCATCAGTTGCACCTGCTACCTTCTCGTCTTGTGAGGAATCGCCATCCTCATCAAAACGGTACCAGCAGTCCTTGGCCGAATGGCCAGGCTTGCCGCAGATCTGACATCGGATGGTGTCAGGGCGCTTGGAGGAGTTTGAGCGACGGCCCCTGTTGTTGTTGGAGGAGGGCCGTCCGCTGTTGTGGCCGTTGTTCCCGCCATCATCGCCGCGGGTGTTG encodes:
- the LOC123441977 gene encoding PGR5-like protein 1A, chloroplastic — its product is MAPAAAAAAAPVAPGNGRRLGRPRAGLRLYAAAAGAGAGEGPSCLYVGPIETASQEMLEALYRQARDSYYSGQPLIVDDMFDKVELKLRVYGSPSVVKYPRCSLKRQSAYADAEEDHSMFMALSSIWTLLLLFGTSAFLVPSFYTLSLAFGDAFGARSLFSGAKSLDGITRVNHMVLIGLGYLIGYPVASASVGALQGLLTNNVVALKGSCPNCGEQVFAFVKTDKSIKAPHKAECHVCECPLEYRTKVERSLSGPRRSWVYGRVYMVKQGHPRKRRWIKD